A window from Polyangium spumosum encodes these proteins:
- the truB gene encoding tRNA pseudouridine(55) synthase TruB, translating to MSPKERGDVAGVLVLDKPKGPTSHDVVGKLRRALGMRRIGHAGTLDPMASGVLVMLLGEATKLGPYLTAHDKAYEARVVLGRGTNTLDAEGEVTAEAPLPAWLTEEITQVTQGRAGTKITQALDLERARTEQAPPAFSAIKVQGAKSYDRARRGEAVELAARPVAVRSIELRGAGILEPERLVFLDVSLDVSKGYYVRSLARDLGLALTVPAHLGALRRTQSGPFGLDAAKALGAPAEELRAAVLPLAAAVRLALPVAVLTAEGVVRASQGKRLGAAHFSEPPPPPRPDEPSEGEESGTSAWLSPEGRLVAVGKWDHDGYVVQRGFTDVSVDREVESEMHVVSGRRFPP from the coding sequence ATGAGCCCAAAGGAACGCGGGGACGTCGCCGGCGTCCTCGTCCTCGACAAGCCGAAGGGGCCCACGAGCCACGACGTCGTCGGCAAGCTCCGGCGCGCCCTCGGCATGCGCCGCATCGGCCACGCCGGCACGCTCGATCCGATGGCGTCGGGCGTGCTCGTGATGCTGCTCGGCGAGGCCACCAAGCTCGGCCCCTACCTGACCGCGCACGACAAGGCCTACGAGGCGCGCGTGGTGCTCGGCCGCGGCACCAACACGCTCGACGCGGAAGGTGAGGTCACGGCCGAGGCGCCGCTGCCCGCGTGGCTCACCGAAGAGATCACGCAGGTCACGCAGGGAAGAGCGGGGACGAAGATCACGCAAGCGCTCGATCTCGAGCGCGCGCGGACCGAACAAGCCCCGCCCGCGTTCTCGGCGATCAAGGTCCAGGGCGCGAAGAGTTACGATCGCGCGCGGCGGGGCGAGGCGGTGGAGCTCGCCGCGCGCCCTGTCGCGGTGCGATCGATCGAGCTTCGCGGCGCGGGGATCCTCGAGCCGGAGAGGCTCGTGTTCCTCGACGTCTCGCTCGACGTGAGCAAGGGTTACTACGTGCGCTCCCTGGCGCGTGATCTCGGCCTCGCCCTCACGGTGCCCGCGCACCTCGGCGCGCTGCGCCGCACGCAAAGCGGGCCGTTTGGCCTCGACGCCGCGAAGGCGCTCGGCGCGCCCGCCGAGGAGCTCCGCGCCGCCGTCCTGCCTCTCGCCGCGGCCGTCCGCCTGGCGTTACCGGTCGCCGTGCTCACGGCCGAGGGCGTGGTTCGTGCATCCCAGGGCAAACGCCTCGGCGCGGCGCACTTCTCGGAGCCTCCTCCGCCCCCTCGTCCGGACGAACCTTCCGAAGGTGAAGAATCTGGAACGAGCGCATGGCTTTCCCCGGAGGGCCGTCTGGTCGCCGTGGGGAAATGGGATCATGATGGTTACGTGGTTCAACGCGGCTTCACGGACGTCTCCGTGGACCGCGAGGTCGAGTCGGAAATGCACGTCGTGTCTGGGCGTCGCTTTCCGCCCTGA
- a CDS encoding hemolysin family protein, producing MAGAIASAIVGALFAGADTALTSLSQTRLAALIEQAEGPEKAALERIHRADAKLRSRYLLGRILSSTLSAVFILLFFLPLYPHAAPLLAFGVTVVFTGTLYEVSTTLGRKHADHAAPLAARWLRPLEYVMLPLAIPLGWLGAAIARKDNGEPPDPHITEAEVELLVEEGARSGLFGREPAEMIRNVLEFQDRTARDVMIPRSKVEAIDVNTPLDKTLALVTESGHSRYPVYREQLDNVVGLLYAKDLFKAFEEDRLKNKSLKEIIRSPANFVAESQPLSTLLREMRGRRQHLAIVMDEFGAVSGIVTLEDVLEEIVGDIRDEHDAAEEPPIQDLGDGRLMADAAVSIRDLSAFLGSNLLPDGDTEVDTLEGLLTEHLGKTPENGASVSKYGLRFIVRDCDEQHIGKVEIVKPRSVEA from the coding sequence TTGGCAGGGGCCATCGCGTCGGCGATCGTGGGGGCCTTGTTCGCCGGCGCGGACACGGCCTTGACGAGCCTCAGCCAGACCCGCCTCGCGGCGCTCATCGAGCAGGCGGAAGGACCGGAAAAAGCGGCGCTCGAGCGCATCCACCGCGCCGACGCCAAGCTCCGGTCTCGTTACCTGCTCGGCAGGATCCTCAGCTCGACCCTGTCGGCGGTCTTCATCCTCCTGTTTTTCCTCCCGCTCTACCCGCATGCGGCGCCGCTGCTCGCGTTCGGCGTGACCGTGGTCTTCACGGGCACGCTCTACGAGGTCAGCACCACGCTCGGCCGCAAGCACGCCGATCACGCGGCGCCCCTGGCCGCGCGCTGGCTGCGCCCGCTGGAGTACGTGATGTTGCCGCTCGCGATCCCGCTCGGCTGGCTCGGCGCGGCGATCGCGCGCAAGGACAACGGCGAGCCGCCGGATCCGCACATCACGGAGGCGGAGGTGGAGCTGCTCGTCGAGGAAGGCGCGCGCAGCGGCCTCTTCGGCCGCGAGCCGGCGGAGATGATCCGCAACGTGCTCGAGTTCCAGGATCGCACGGCGAGAGACGTGATGATCCCGCGCTCGAAGGTGGAGGCGATCGACGTGAACACGCCGCTCGACAAGACGCTCGCGCTCGTCACGGAGAGTGGCCATTCGCGTTACCCGGTCTATCGCGAGCAGCTCGACAACGTGGTGGGGCTGCTCTACGCGAAGGACCTGTTCAAGGCGTTCGAAGAGGACCGGCTGAAGAACAAGTCGCTGAAGGAGATCATCCGCAGCCCGGCGAACTTCGTGGCCGAGTCGCAGCCGCTCTCGACGCTCTTGCGAGAGATGCGCGGCCGCAGGCAACACCTGGCGATCGTGATGGACGAGTTCGGCGCGGTGAGCGGCATCGTGACGCTGGAGGACGTGCTCGAAGAGATCGTCGGTGACATCCGCGACGAGCACGACGCGGCGGAGGAGCCGCCGATCCAGGATCTCGGCGACGGTCGGCTGATGGCGGACGCGGCCGTGTCGATCCGCGATCTCTCGGCCTTCCTCGGCTCGAACTTGCTGCCGGACGGCGACACCGAGGTGGACACGCTCGAGGGACTCTTGACGGAGCACCTCGGCAAGACGCCCGAGAATGGCGCGAGCGTGAGCAAGTACGGCCTGCGCTTCATCGTGCGCGACTGCGACGAGCAGCACATCGGAAAGGTCGAGATCGTCAAGCCTCGTAGCGTCGAGGCCTGA
- a CDS encoding alpha/beta fold hydrolase, with the protein MLPPRLPLAVEKRALTAPDGTRITYYATRSPYPGAPVVMLANGLGGQHITWSAQIEHLRGRYRFLTWDYRGLFASARPKEDTPASYAITRHAEDLLAILDAEGEARAALVGWSMGVQVVLEAYRKAPRRARCIVLLNGTSGRPLDTVSPLPGMKTVIPSLVELVSRAHALASQVTRRAADVPEALAWLKAMGVMNESLDDAVFNELVQGMSKLDMEAYFHNLRALGDHDASDVLGAIDVPTLVVSGDRDAMTPPALAKEMARQIPGAELYVVRGGTHYTAVEFPELVSLRLEKFLAKATEGAGGTSNG; encoded by the coding sequence ATGCTTCCTCCGCGTCTTCCCCTCGCCGTCGAGAAGCGCGCCCTCACGGCTCCCGACGGTACGCGGATCACGTATTACGCGACGCGTTCTCCGTACCCCGGGGCGCCCGTGGTGATGCTCGCGAACGGGCTCGGGGGGCAGCACATCACGTGGAGCGCGCAGATCGAGCACCTGCGCGGGCGCTACCGCTTCCTCACGTGGGACTACCGCGGCCTCTTCGCCTCCGCGCGGCCGAAGGAGGACACCCCCGCCTCGTACGCCATCACGCGCCACGCCGAGGATCTGCTCGCGATCCTGGACGCCGAGGGCGAGGCGCGCGCGGCGCTCGTCGGCTGGAGCATGGGCGTGCAGGTCGTGCTCGAAGCGTACCGGAAGGCGCCGCGCCGCGCGCGTTGCATCGTGCTCCTGAACGGCACGAGCGGCAGGCCGCTCGACACGGTGAGCCCGCTGCCGGGCATGAAGACCGTGATCCCTTCCCTCGTGGAGCTCGTGAGCCGCGCGCACGCGCTCGCCTCGCAGGTCACGCGCAGGGCCGCGGACGTGCCCGAGGCGCTCGCGTGGCTGAAGGCCATGGGCGTGATGAACGAGTCGCTCGACGACGCGGTCTTCAACGAGCTCGTCCAGGGCATGAGCAAGCTCGACATGGAGGCGTATTTCCACAACCTGCGCGCGCTCGGTGATCACGACGCCTCGGACGTGCTCGGCGCGATCGACGTGCCCACGCTCGTCGTGTCGGGCGATCGCGACGCGATGACGCCGCCCGCGCTCGCGAAGGAGATGGCGCGTCAGATCCCGGGGGCGGAGCTCTACGTCGTGCGTGGAGGCACGCACTACACCGCGGTCGAGTTCCCCGAGCTCGTGAGCCTGCGCCTCGAGAAATTCCTCGCGAAGGCCACGGAAGGCGCGGGCGGAACATCGAACGGTTAA
- a CDS encoding anthranilate synthase component II: protein MRLLVVDNYDSFTYNLVQYLEILGAHCVVRLNDAIDVDGARALDPDGILVSPGPCSPNEAGVSLKIIEHLGGERPLLGVCLGHQAIAQVFGGHVVRAGRVMHGKTSPIEHDGRTIFTGLPRPFVATRYHSLIVEPSSLPNELEVSAWTTEGEIMGLRHARLPIEGVQFHPESILTTRGMDLLHNWLDLVKEHARTRRGGALAGAAL from the coding sequence ATGCGGCTGCTCGTCGTCGACAACTACGACTCGTTCACTTACAACCTCGTTCAATACCTGGAGATCCTGGGCGCGCACTGCGTCGTGCGGCTGAACGACGCGATCGACGTGGACGGCGCGCGCGCCCTCGACCCGGACGGCATCCTCGTGTCACCCGGGCCCTGCTCGCCGAACGAGGCGGGCGTGAGCCTGAAGATCATCGAGCACCTCGGCGGCGAGCGTCCTCTGCTCGGGGTTTGCCTCGGCCATCAGGCCATCGCGCAGGTCTTCGGCGGGCACGTCGTGCGCGCAGGGCGCGTGATGCATGGCAAGACGTCGCCGATCGAGCACGACGGTCGCACGATCTTCACGGGCCTGCCGCGGCCCTTCGTGGCGACGCGGTACCACTCGCTCATCGTGGAGCCGAGCTCGCTGCCGAACGAGCTCGAGGTCTCGGCGTGGACGACGGAGGGCGAGATCATGGGCCTGCGCCACGCGCGCCTGCCGATCGAGGGCGTGCAGTTCCACCCCGAGTCGATCCTCACCACGCGTGGCATGGACCTGCTCCACAACTGGCTCGATCTCGTGAAGGAGCACGCCCGCACGCGGAGGGGAGGAGCCCTCGCGGGAGCGGCCCTGTGA
- a CDS encoding formin: MAAEDKSKKPKIDLKARLGKTNIGTQAVPLPVPGQSQPPPSGAGKSPNIAPPPGISPGIPVPPFAQPAKAAAAEPPPKPTAVQQTIKVEVGEEIIKEREKAKKRLIAAAVGTALLGIAIGYPVGGAAARNERGKAVVANAKALMTDVKAANEKMKELETLLGEAAEKLGKKEYPAELAGQLGGINIPFDATKVDGGSISGLNAGALRQLLNYTKGCEELNKKKDSFKNLLEFAKAPVEKGWKEEKEPVMNFSVLFRSDQKGVIAELVPVKEPFDLGKDWPANYAVLKPERTPQGMKSVEKKLNRYTKGDLPGNGDPVLVPVDPITTSAFTSQEIIRNLRKAFIDLRTELKGDDSNPQNPVTGLIEVGDNLMTSIQKVTQGS, encoded by the coding sequence ATGGCTGCTGAAGACAAGAGCAAGAAACCCAAGATCGATCTGAAGGCGCGGCTCGGCAAGACGAACATCGGGACGCAGGCCGTGCCGCTGCCCGTTCCTGGTCAGTCGCAGCCGCCGCCTTCTGGTGCGGGGAAGTCTCCGAACATCGCTCCGCCGCCCGGGATCTCGCCCGGCATCCCGGTTCCTCCGTTCGCCCAGCCTGCGAAGGCCGCCGCGGCAGAGCCGCCGCCGAAGCCCACCGCCGTCCAGCAGACCATCAAGGTCGAGGTCGGCGAGGAGATCATCAAGGAGCGCGAGAAGGCGAAGAAGCGCCTCATCGCGGCTGCTGTGGGCACGGCGCTGCTCGGCATCGCGATCGGGTATCCGGTCGGCGGAGCCGCCGCACGCAACGAGCGCGGCAAGGCCGTCGTGGCGAACGCCAAGGCGCTCATGACCGACGTGAAGGCCGCGAACGAGAAGATGAAGGAGCTCGAGACGCTCCTCGGCGAAGCGGCGGAGAAGCTCGGCAAGAAGGAGTATCCCGCGGAGCTCGCCGGCCAGCTCGGCGGCATCAACATCCCGTTCGACGCCACGAAGGTCGACGGCGGGAGCATCTCCGGCCTCAACGCAGGCGCGCTCCGGCAGCTCCTCAACTACACGAAGGGTTGCGAGGAGCTGAACAAGAAGAAGGACAGCTTCAAGAACCTGCTCGAGTTCGCGAAGGCGCCGGTCGAGAAGGGGTGGAAGGAGGAGAAGGAGCCGGTGATGAACTTCTCCGTGCTCTTCCGCTCCGACCAGAAGGGCGTCATCGCGGAGCTCGTGCCGGTCAAGGAGCCCTTCGATCTCGGCAAGGACTGGCCCGCGAACTACGCAGTCCTCAAGCCGGAGCGCACGCCGCAGGGCATGAAGTCGGTCGAGAAGAAGCTCAACCGCTACACGAAGGGTGACCTGCCCGGCAACGGGGATCCCGTGCTCGTCCCCGTCGATCCCATCACGACCTCTGCGTTCACGAGCCAGGAGATCATCCGCAACCTGCGCAAGGCGTTCATCGATCTGCGCACGGAGCTCAAGGGCGACGACTCGAACCCGCAGAACCCGGTCACGGGCCTCATCGAGGTCGGCGACAACCTGATGACCTCGATCCAGAAGGTCACGCAGGGGAGCTGA
- a CDS encoding Uma2 family endonuclease, whose translation MGDPARKIPTFEELLAEIDRLPEYLSGEIIEPGVIRTMSRPDAPHRRAARECQWALRGASADVTGSGWWIEQEPAVRFGERLFNPDLAGWRVERCPDPPHGYPITLTPDWVCEVLSPSTARDDRKIKLPHYARSGVEWVWLIDPEIHLVEVFRAERQQLWLVTSAGEEETPRLPPFDLEINLVSFWIPRKPAEPPSP comes from the coding sequence ATGGGCGACCCCGCGCGAAAGATCCCCACGTTCGAGGAGCTGCTCGCCGAGATCGATCGGCTGCCGGAGTACCTGAGCGGAGAAATCATCGAGCCGGGCGTGATCCGCACGATGTCCCGGCCGGATGCGCCGCATCGGCGCGCGGCGCGCGAGTGCCAGTGGGCGCTCCGCGGCGCGAGCGCGGATGTCACGGGCTCCGGGTGGTGGATCGAGCAGGAGCCCGCAGTTCGCTTCGGGGAGCGGCTCTTCAACCCCGACCTCGCCGGATGGCGCGTGGAGCGCTGCCCCGACCCGCCCCACGGGTACCCCATCACGCTGACACCCGATTGGGTCTGCGAGGTGCTCTCGCCCTCGACCGCGCGCGACGATCGAAAGATCAAGCTGCCGCACTACGCGCGCTCCGGCGTGGAATGGGTCTGGTTGATCGATCCGGAGATCCACCTCGTCGAGGTGTTCCGAGCCGAGCGCCAGCAACTCTGGCTCGTCACGTCCGCAGGGGAGGAGGAGACTCCACGCCTGCCGCCCTTCGACCTCGAGATCAACCTCGTGTCCTTCTGGATCCCGCGTAAGCCCGCCGAGCCCCCTTCTCCCTGA
- a CDS encoding indole-3-glycerol-phosphate synthase TrpC produces the protein MSDEPPRTRVLDTILASKKAEIAALHAAPPPRATRAPSGGVFEALRRPEGGALRLLAEVKLRSPSAGALSTSLRPPARARRYAEAGATMISVLVDGPFFGGSYDDLAACRDALDEAFGAARPKLLCKEFILDPIQLAMAAARGADAALLIARLTSADELARLADAARALGLEPFVEVATEEELEAAERARARVLGVNARDLDTLAMDHARAERVLARADRAAARVHLSGLASADDVARISQGPADAALVGEALMRQDDPGPLLRVMVARAALR, from the coding sequence ATGAGCGACGAGCCGCCTCGGACGCGCGTGCTCGACACGATCCTCGCCTCGAAGAAGGCCGAGATCGCAGCGCTCCACGCCGCGCCTCCGCCCCGCGCGACGCGCGCGCCGTCCGGCGGCGTCTTCGAGGCGCTCCGCAGGCCCGAAGGTGGGGCGCTCCGGCTCCTCGCCGAGGTCAAGCTCCGCTCGCCTTCGGCCGGCGCGCTCTCGACGTCGCTCCGGCCGCCTGCGCGCGCGCGACGTTACGCGGAGGCGGGCGCGACGATGATCAGCGTGCTCGTCGACGGCCCCTTCTTCGGCGGCTCGTACGACGACCTCGCGGCGTGCCGCGACGCGCTCGACGAGGCCTTCGGCGCCGCGCGACCGAAGCTGCTCTGCAAGGAGTTCATCCTCGACCCGATCCAGCTCGCCATGGCCGCGGCGCGTGGCGCGGACGCGGCGCTGCTCATCGCGCGTCTCACCTCCGCGGACGAGCTCGCGCGCCTCGCCGACGCCGCGCGGGCGCTCGGGCTCGAGCCCTTCGTCGAGGTCGCGACCGAGGAGGAGCTCGAAGCGGCCGAGCGCGCCCGCGCGCGTGTCCTCGGCGTCAACGCGCGCGACCTCGACACGCTCGCCATGGATCACGCGCGCGCCGAGCGTGTGCTCGCGCGGGCCGATCGCGCCGCCGCGCGTGTCCACCTCTCCGGGCTCGCGTCCGCGGACGACGTCGCGCGGATCTCGCAGGGCCCCGCCGACGCGGCCCTCGTGGGCGAGGCGCTCATGCGGCAGGACGACCCGGGCCCGCTCCTCCGCGTGATGGTCGCGCGCGCCGCTCTGCGCTGA
- a CDS encoding lysophospholipid acyltransferase family protein gives MAKKQKRKHKEPREPRADAAPNESLATAAFAAADAGEDDAGEDDAGEGSAAEIAPDETRLVPGYDLDADESLDVAPIGPTEAVFRPSFPPASVRGEALGEEASATSAADIEQQIRDLEARLDLMIGQGVERTDEPAYVPKPPSDVPAKGKRSDVPAPRASVPESATASEVLSPEFYAKQWGRAGLRSRSEEVDEFGLDPAFEAKLLPVLDFMSKRYFRVEVEGADHIPNEGRCLVVANHAGGPLPYDGAMLRAAVRREHRAHRELRWLAEDFVYYLPFVGTFMNRLGAVRACQENAERLLNKGALVAVFPEGAKGIGKLYRDRYKLQRFGRGGFIRLCLRTRTPLVPCAIVGAEEANPMLYRFEYMTKTLGIPYFPITPTFPALGPFGLMPAPTKWRIRFGEPLTWSNYGPEAADDEILVGRLSERVRASIQSMLDRMLSERRSVWLG, from the coding sequence ATGGCGAAGAAGCAGAAGCGCAAGCACAAGGAGCCAAGGGAGCCACGCGCGGACGCCGCGCCGAACGAGTCCCTCGCGACCGCGGCGTTCGCCGCCGCCGACGCCGGCGAGGACGACGCAGGCGAGGACGACGCAGGCGAAGGGTCCGCCGCGGAGATCGCGCCCGACGAGACGCGGCTCGTGCCCGGCTACGATCTCGACGCCGACGAGTCGCTCGACGTCGCGCCGATCGGCCCGACCGAGGCCGTCTTCCGCCCGAGCTTCCCCCCGGCCTCCGTGCGTGGTGAGGCCCTCGGCGAGGAGGCGAGCGCGACGAGCGCCGCGGACATCGAGCAGCAGATCCGCGACCTCGAGGCCCGGCTCGACCTCATGATCGGGCAAGGCGTCGAGCGAACGGACGAGCCGGCGTACGTGCCGAAGCCGCCGAGCGACGTCCCCGCGAAGGGCAAGCGCAGCGACGTGCCTGCGCCGCGGGCCTCGGTGCCGGAGTCGGCGACCGCGAGCGAGGTGCTCTCGCCCGAGTTCTACGCGAAGCAGTGGGGCCGCGCGGGCCTGCGGAGCCGCTCCGAGGAGGTCGACGAGTTCGGCCTCGATCCGGCCTTCGAGGCGAAGCTCCTGCCCGTGCTCGACTTCATGTCGAAGCGCTATTTCCGCGTCGAGGTCGAGGGCGCCGATCACATCCCGAACGAGGGCCGCTGCCTCGTCGTGGCCAACCACGCGGGCGGCCCCCTGCCCTACGACGGCGCGATGTTACGCGCGGCCGTCCGCCGCGAGCACCGGGCCCACCGCGAGCTGCGCTGGCTCGCCGAGGACTTCGTCTACTACCTGCCCTTCGTCGGCACGTTCATGAACCGCCTCGGCGCGGTGCGCGCCTGCCAGGAGAACGCGGAGCGCCTGCTCAACAAGGGCGCGCTCGTCGCGGTCTTCCCCGAGGGCGCCAAGGGCATCGGCAAGCTCTACCGCGACCGCTACAAGCTCCAGCGCTTCGGCCGCGGCGGCTTCATCCGCCTCTGCCTGCGCACGCGCACGCCGCTCGTCCCTTGCGCCATCGTCGGCGCCGAGGAGGCGAACCCGATGCTCTACCGCTTCGAGTACATGACGAAGACGCTGGGCATCCCGTACTTCCCGATCACGCCGACGTTCCCGGCGCTCGGGCCGTTTGGCCTCATGCCCGCGCCGACGAAGTGGCGGATCCGCTTCGGCGAGCCGCTCACCTGGAGCAACTACGGCCCCGAGGCGGCCGACGATGAGATCCTCGTGGGGCGCCTGTCCGAGCGCGTGCGCGCCTCGATCCAGAGCATGCTCGACCGGATGCTGTCCGAGCGCCGCTCGGTCTGGCTGGGTTGA
- the trpD gene encoding anthranilate phosphoribosyltransferase, which translates to MSAQAASFPHVFEQIARDERALPRALVRRSFDAILAGAWTPVQVAGFVVALRLRGEDASTIAAAAEAMRAVMVRVDHGLTAVLDTCGTGGDGLGTLNVSTAAALVCAAAGAPVAKHGNRSVSSRSGSADVLEALGVPIDVPPERQAEVLREARLAFLFAPAHHPAMRHGAPVRRELAIRTIFNALGPLSNPASATHQLLGTYDHALRPVFAATLCELGLRRAWVVRGEDGLDEVSPFGPTRVTELARGSLREIVVRPESFGLPVSPPGAIQGGSAAENAEVILSVLRGEPHPARCAIVLNAAAALAVFRELDDPREWPDLAAEAAGALDSGAAIERLEALREAASRAREEGEGGAP; encoded by the coding sequence GTGAGCGCGCAGGCAGCCTCGTTCCCGCACGTCTTCGAGCAGATCGCGCGGGACGAACGAGCCCTGCCGCGCGCGCTCGTGCGCCGCTCGTTCGACGCGATCCTCGCGGGCGCCTGGACGCCGGTGCAGGTCGCCGGCTTCGTGGTCGCGCTGCGCCTGCGCGGCGAGGACGCCTCGACGATCGCAGCGGCCGCGGAGGCGATGCGCGCGGTGATGGTGCGCGTCGATCACGGCCTGACCGCGGTCCTCGACACGTGCGGGACGGGGGGCGACGGGCTCGGCACGCTGAACGTGTCGACGGCGGCGGCGCTCGTCTGCGCCGCGGCCGGCGCGCCCGTGGCCAAGCACGGCAACCGCAGCGTCTCGAGCCGATCGGGCAGCGCGGACGTGCTCGAAGCGCTCGGGGTGCCGATCGACGTGCCGCCCGAGCGTCAGGCCGAGGTGCTGCGCGAGGCGCGTCTCGCGTTCCTGTTCGCGCCGGCGCACCACCCGGCGATGCGGCACGGCGCGCCGGTGCGGCGCGAGCTCGCGATCCGCACGATCTTCAACGCGCTCGGCCCGCTCTCGAACCCGGCGAGCGCGACACACCAGCTCCTCGGCACCTACGATCACGCGCTCCGCCCGGTCTTCGCCGCGACGCTCTGCGAGCTCGGGCTGAGGCGCGCGTGGGTCGTGCGCGGCGAGGACGGGCTCGACGAGGTGAGCCCCTTCGGGCCGACACGCGTCACGGAGCTCGCGCGTGGATCGCTGCGGGAGATCGTCGTGCGGCCCGAGAGCTTCGGCCTGCCCGTCTCGCCCCCGGGCGCGATCCAGGGCGGATCGGCCGCCGAGAACGCGGAGGTGATCCTCTCCGTGCTCCGCGGCGAGCCGCACCCGGCGCGCTGCGCGATCGTGCTCAACGCGGCCGCGGCGCTCGCCGTCTTCCGCGAGCTCGACGACCCGCGCGAATGGCCGGATCTCGCCGCCGAAGCGGCGGGGGCGCTCGACAGCGGCGCGGCGATCGAGAGGCTCGAAGCCCTGCGCGAGGCCGCCTCGCGTGCGCGGGAAGAAGGAGAAGGGGGAGCGCCATGA